Genomic segment of Macellibacteroides fermentans:
ACATGTGGGTGATATTTATGCGGTAAATTCGGTTACCGGAAAAGATTTTGTGAAAGATCCGGGATTACATCGTACCATGTTGGGTGATGGATTGGCTTGTGCTGCGGCCGGTATCATCGGAGGACCTCCCGTAACTACCTATTCGGAAGTAACAGGAGCTATTTCTCTTACCAAAATTACAGATCCTGTTGTTATTCGTATTGCTGCGGTTGCAGGTATTTTGTTTTCAGTTTTTGGAAAGGTAAGTGCATTGTTAAAAACTATCCCTGCACCAGTGTTGGGTGGAATTATGATGCTGTTGTTCGGAACGATTGCTTCGGTTGGTATCAATAACCTGATCAGAAATAAAACAGATCTGGGTAATACCCGTAACCTGATTATTTCGTCGTTGATTCTTACATTCGGTATCGGCGGTGCAGTATTTCAGTTTGGCGAATTTACCATTGCAGGAATTGGTTTAGCTTCATTGATCGGTGTTATTCTGAATTTGGTCTTGCCAAATCATACTAAAGTGGCTCACGAATAATGTGTATTATTTAATGAGGCATCATTCCTTTTAATGATTTCAATCAGTCCCGGTCTGGTCTGCATACACATTTAGACCAACCTGAGGCTGTTTATCATACTATATACCGGTTGTTAGTTTCGGAAAGTTCTGCAAACTATCAATCGGTATAATTGTTTTATGTTGCAACATCTACGAATCCTTATTTGGTGTGCACACATTTTAAAGAAGTTACTTCCCAACAGTGAAGCGCAGCCTTATCCGATCACTTTAACAAAAAAAGGATTCCATTTTATTGATACTTTTTCAATCATCACAAGAATTAATAAAGTATTTTTATGTAAGTTTGCAGTATCGTTTGTAAAAGAAAACAATTATACATATTTATACCTTTATGTACAGAAACAGAACATGTGGAGAATTACGCCTTGCCAATGAAGGGGAAGTCGTAATTTTGGCCGGCTGGGTCCAGAAAACCCGTAAAATGGGAGGGATGACCTTTGTCGATATTCGTGACCGTTATGGTATTACGCAGCTGGTGTTTAATCAGGAAACAAATGCCGATCTTTGTGAAAAGGCAAATAAACTGGGACGCGAATTTGTAATTCAGGCAACCGGAACAGTAAAAGAGCGTTCAAGTAAAAATATGAATATTCCAACAGGCGAGATCGAAATCATTGTTTCGGACTTAAACGTCTTGAATAGCTCGGTTACACCTCCGTTTACGATTGAGGATGACACGGATGGTGGAGACGACCTGCGTATGAAGTATCGTTACCTGGACTTGCGTCGTTCTTCTGTACGTGCCAACCTGGAGCTTCGTCATAAGATGACCATTGCCGTGCGTCAGTATCTTGATCAACAGAATTTCCTGGAAGTGGAAACTCCGGTGCTTATTAAATCGACTCCCGAAGGTGCACGCGACTTTGTTGTTCCTTCGCGTATGAATGCCGGACAGTTTTATGCACTGCCACAGTCGCCTCAAACCTTTAAGCAATTGCTGATGGTTTCGGGATTTGACCGTTACTTCCAGATTGTGAAGTGTTTCCGTGATGAAGACCTTCGTGCCGACCGCCAGCCTGAGTTTACTCAGATTGACTGCGAAATGAGTTTTGTAGAACAGGAAGATATTCTTTCATTATTTGAAGGAATGGCCAAATATTTGTTTAAAACCATCCGTGGTATAGAATATAAAGAATCGTTTGCACGTATTACCTGGCACGATGCCATGAAGTATTATGGAAGCGACAAACCGGACCTTCGCTTTGATATGAAGTTTGTAGAATTAATGGACATCATGCAAGGTAAAGGGTTCTCTGTTTTTGATAATGCAGCCTATGTAGGGGGTATTTGCGCAGAAGGTGCGGCATCTTATACCCGTAAGCAGCTGGATGCCCTTACAGATTTTGTTAAACGTCCGCAGGTTGGAGCCAAAGGAATGGTTTATGCACGCGTAGAAGCAGATGGTACTGTTAAATCGAGTGTGGATAAATTCTATACCCAGGAAACGTTGCAGGAGATGAAAGCAGCCTTTAATGCTAAACCGGGCGACTTGATTCTTATCCTTTCGGGAGATGATGTAATGAAAACACGTAAGCAATTGTGTGAATTACGTCTCGAAATGGGAAATCAACTGGGACTGCGTGACAAAAATAATTTTGTATGTTTATGGGTAGTGGACTTCCCCTTGTTTGAGTGGGACGAAGAAACTAAGCGTTTCTATGCCATGCACCATCCATTTACGTCGCCAAAGCCGGAAGATATTCCGCTGTTGGATACTAACCCCGGAGAAGTTCGCGCCAATGCCTATGACATGGTTATCAATGGTGTCGAAGTGGGAGGTGGATCTATCCGTATTCATGACAGTGCCTTGCAGCAGAAGATGTTTAAATTACTTGGATTTACAGACGAGAAAGCTCAGGAACAATTTGGCTTCCTGATGAATGCATTTAAATATGGTGCTCCTCCTCATGGTGGATTGGCTTATGGTCTGGATCGTTGGGTTTCTTTGTTTGCCGGTCTCGATTCGATCAGAGATTGTATTGCATTCCCGAAAAACAACTCGGGACGCGATGTTATGATTGATGCACCTGCACCAATTGATATCGAACAGCTGGAAGAGTTGAATCTGGTAGTAGACATAAAGGAATAAGATGGTACGTGTAAGAGATATACTGAAAGAAATAGAACAGTATGCTCCGCTGCCATTACAAGAAGACTTTGATAATGCCGGTGTGCAGGTTGGAGATATTAACCAACCTGCAACCGGTGTGCTTTTTTGTGTAGATGTTACCGAAGAGGTTATTGATGAAGCCCTCGAATTGGATTGTAATCTTATTATTTCGCACCATCCGCTGGCCTTTAAGCCCTTTAAATCGTTGACCGGTTCTACCTATATCGAACGATGTATGATAAAGGCCTGTAAACATGATCTGGTGATTTATGCAGCACATACCAACCTGGATAATGCCACGGGAGGAGTGAACTATAAATTGGCCGAAATGATAGGGTTGCAAAACGTACGGATATTAAGTCCCCTGAAGGCATCTTTGCTTAAATTGGTCACATTCGTACCCGCATCACATGCCGAAGCGGTAAGGCAGGCATTGTTCAATGCCGGAGCAGGTTGTATAGGCAATTACGATTCATGCAGCTTCAATGTGAGTGGAGAGGGTAGTTTCAGAGCAAAAGAGGGTGCTAATCCTTTCTGCGGAGATATAGGCGACCTGCATACAGAACCCGAAGTACGTATTGAAACAGTGCTTCCCGTAAGTATGAAAAGTGCAGTAATAAAGTCGCTGATGTCTGTTCATCCGTACGAAGAGCCTGCATACGATTTGTATCCGCTGGCAAATAACTGGACACAGGCAGGTTCCGGTGTAGTAGGAGAGTTGCCCGAAAGTGAAGATGAACAGAGCTTTTTACTACGGATTAAAAATATATTCCATTTAAAAAGCTTGACGCATTCTCCTTTTACAGGTAAAAATATACGTGAAGTTGCTATTTGCGGCGGAAGCGGAGCATTCCTGATAAAAGATGCCATAGCTTATGGCGCCGATGTATTTATTACGGGCGAAGCGAAGTATAACGACTATTATAATGTGGAAGATCGGATATTATTGGCTGTAATTGGTCATTATGAGTCGGAAGAATGTACAAAAGATATATTCTATACAATAATATCAAAAAAATTTCCTACCTTTGCCCTGCATTTTTCGAATGTTAATTCAAACCCGGTAAAATATTTATAGAATGGCTACAGAGAAACAATCAGCTGAAAAAGAAGTTACAGTTGAAGAAAAGCTTTCCAGGCTGTATCAACTTCAGACGATGGTGACTGAGATCGATAAGATCAAGACGCTTCGTGGTGAACTGCCTTTGGAAGTTCAGGATTTAGAGGATGAGATAGCAGGTCTTGAAACTCGTCTTCAAAATTATCAGTCTGAAATTAAGTACTTCGAGACTTCTGTTGTAGAACAAAAGAACAAGATTGCTGATTCAACCGGACTGATTGAAAAGTATAAATCGCAGTTGGATAACGTACGTAATAACCGCGAATTCGATAATCTTTCGAAAGAAATTGAATTCCAGGGACTGGAAATTGAATTCTCTGAAAAGAAAATTCGTGAGTTCAGTGCTGCAGCAGTTGCGAAAAGAGAGGAAATCGCCCAGATTACCGAGACATTGGATGGACGTAAGGCCGACCTTGCTCAAAAACAAGGCGAATTGGAAGAGATTGTTTCTGAAACCAAACAGGAAGAAGAAAAACTTAGAGAAAAGGCCAAAAAGCTTGAAGCTTCCATCGAACCTCGTTTATTGTCGGCATTTAAACGTATCCGTAAAGGTGCACGCAACGGTTTGGCTGTTGTTTATATCCAGCGTGATGCATGTGGTGGTTGCTTTAATAAAATACCGCCCCAGAAGCAGATGGACATCAAACTTCGTAAGAAAATCATTGTTTGCGAATATTGTGGTCGTATTATGATCGACCCGGAATTGGCTGGCGTAGAAGTATAAACAATTACCGAAGCATACAGATAGGGATACGCAAAACGTATCCCTATGTTGTTTTATGAAGGAACAAATACAGCAATACATTATTCAGCACCAATTGCTATCCGGCGAAAAGCCGGTTGTAGTTGGAATAAGTGGCGGAGCAGATTCTGTTGCTTTGCTTCATATACTTGTATCCTTAGGATATAAATGCATTGCAGCTCATTGTAATTTTAATTTGCGTGGAGACGAATCCTTCAGAGACGAGCAATTTACGATCGATTTTACCAAACGGTTACAGGTTCCTTTATGTAAAATATCCTTCGAAACCAATAAATATGCACAGGAGAACAGACTTTCTGTAGAAATGGCTGCCCGAGAACTGCGGTATAGATGGTTTGAAGAGCTTCTTAATACATACGATGCCGATGCGGTTGCCGTGGCTCACCATCGGGATGATAGTGTGGAGACACTGCTTATTAATCTGACAAGGGGTAGCGGGATTACAGGTTTAACGGGTATTAAACCCAAAAATGGGAATGTAGTACGTCCATTGCTGTGTGTATCCAGAGAGGATATTTATGCTTATATAGAAAAAAACGGTTTGGAATATGTAACAGACAGTTCCAATAGTTCTGATATATACACACGTAACTTTATCCGGTTGAAAGTAATTCCCTTATTGGAAGAGATCAATCCGTCTGTTAAAGCTTCTTTGGCCCGAACGACAAATCATTTGTACGATGCTTCGCTGATTTATAATCACTCGATTGAAGAAGCCAGAAGAGTAATAATCCAAAACAACCGATTGTCTATTTCTGCTTTATTATCGTTTCCAGCACCGGCAACCATTCTGTATGAAATGCTTAAACCCTATGGGTTTAGCCGAACAGTCTGCGAATCTATCTTTACTGTACTTGATAAAGATTCCGGGAAAATCTTTTATTCATCCACCCACCGCCTGCTTAAAGATCGTTCCGATTTGCTGATTGATGTTCTGTCGGGAGAGGATAACAGAGCTTATCTAATTAACCTGGAAGATGATAATGTAGATTTGCCCGTTGAACTTAAACCCGAGATAGTTGTTATTAAAGAAGACTACCAGATCGAAAAAGATAGAAAGTTTGCTTATTTTGATTTTGATAAATTATCTTTTCCCCTCGTTTTAAGACATTGGCAAGAGGGAGATTGGTTTGTTCCATTCGGAATGAAAGGAAAGAAAAAAGTTAGCGATTATTTTAGTGATAAGAAATTTTCGCTGTTCGATAAAGAGAAAACATGGCTTTTATGCAGTGGACAAGATGTAATCTGGATTGTTGGTGAACGTACAGATAACAGGTATCGCATTGAAAAAACAACAAAAAGAGTTTTAAAACTAAAATTTATCGATTGAAATTACTAAATGTGAAAACTATTTAGTAAATTTGCACAGTTTTACTACACAGATATGTTTTCGGTGCATCAAATCGAGTAAACAGTCCGGTATTATTCAAAATGATTTTATTACCAAATTTATAATGATACAATGATGACGTTGTGCACGCATCGTAATGATGAGCATGTTGTGCGCCGTTGATATTATTCCTACGCAATATGCAAAAATATAACATTCTAGAACTAAATGAAAAACTTCTGACGGAATTGCAGTCAATTGCCTCAGAGTTAGGTATCAAGAAAGCCGAATCTTTAAAGAAAGAAGAGCTTGTCTATCGAATTCTTGATGAGCAGGCTATTTCATATGCAGGTATTCAGGCAGAAAAAGAAAAAGAAAAAGAGGCTAAAAAAGCCGAAAAACAACAAGCAAAAGCAAAAGCTCCTCAGGCTAAATCAGCAGCACCCAAGGCAAAAAGCCCTAAACCTAATACAGATAAAGAGCCAAATGTCAAGCAAGTTGCTGTAAAAGAAACAAAATCAACCTTAGCTCCTCCGGTATTGAAATCTGCTGCAGAGACGAAAGCAGCACCAGAGGTAAAAGCTCAGGAGGTTAAGCCTGTGGTAGTTGAAACACCTGCCACTAAAGAGGTAAAGCCTATTGCTGAATCGCAGGAACGCAAGAAGAGAATTCGGATTGAGAAAAAGGAAAAGGTAGCTGGAGCAGCTGTTTCGGCAGATTCAAAAGATCAGACAGTAGTTGTTACAACAACTCCGGTTCAACCAGTTCAACAATCGGTTCAAAATACAATCGAATTTAAAGCAGAGAAAGAACAACCGGTTGCCGAAGCCGAAAAGAAGGTTACACCAACTGTTGAAGTGGCTGCCGATAAAGAAAAGGTAGAACAACAGGATGCCCCTGCTGCAACTGCTTCTGATGAACCTAAAAGAGTTGTATTCAGACACAGTGGTGCAGGAACCAGCTCCGTACTTGATCAGGTATTTCCATTCTCATCTACTCCTTCAAGACCAGAAGCTCCCAAAGCTGCTCAACCAGAAAATCATGCTCGTCAGCAGAACCAACGCCAAGCCAATTTTAATAATCCAAGAAATGCATCTCAGCCTGTAGCTTCACAGGAGAAGCCATATGAATTTGATGGAATACTGATTGGTACGGGTGTATTGGAGATGATGCCGGATGGTTATGGATTCCTTCGTTCATCTGATTATAATTATCTTACTTCGCCGGATGATGTATACGTTTCTCAGTCTCAGATCAAACTGTTTGGTTTAAAAACAGGAGATGTGGTAGAAGGAGCCATACGTCCTCCAAAGGAAGGTGAAAAGTATTTTCCACTTGTTAAAGTGGATAAAATCAATGGCCGTACTCCCGAAGAAGTTCGCGACAGGGTACCGTTTGATCATCTTACCCCTTTATTCCCGGATCAGAAGTTCATGCTTACTGCCCGAAATACTCCAAAAGTATATGATAAGATTGCAGTTCGTGTGGTAGATTTATTCTCACCCATTGGAAAAGGACAACGCGGACTTATCGTTGCACAGCCTAAAACTGGTAAGACAATGTTACTTAAGGATATTGCCAATGCAATTGCAGCCAACCATCCAGAGGTATATATGATTGTTTTATTGATTGACGAACGTCCTGAAGAGGTTACGGATATGGCCCGTAGCGTAGATGCAGAGGTAATTGCTTCTACATTTGACGAACCGGCTGAGCGCCATGTGAAAATTGCCGAAATTGTTCTGAATAAGGCAAAACGAATGGTTGAATGCGGACATGATGTTGTTATTTTGCTTGACTCTATCACTCGTCTGGCACGTGCTTATAATACAGTACAGCCGGCTTCGGGTAAAGTATTGTCGGGTGGGGTGGATGCCAATGCACTTCAGAAACCAAAACGTTTCTTCGGTGCTGCCCGTAATATCGAAAACGGAGGTAGTCTTACTATTCTTGCCACCGCTTTAACTGAAACTGGTTCAAAAATGGATGATGTTATTTTTGAAGAGTTTAAAGGTACAGGTAACATGGAGCTTCAGCTTGATAGAAAATTATCTAATAAGCGTATTTATCCAGCTGTAGATATAACGGCTTCAAGTACAAGACGTGATGATCTTCTGCAGGATGAAGCCACATTAAATCGTATGTGGATCTTACGTAAATATCTTTCGGATATGAACTCGCTGGAAGCAATGGAGTTTGTTAAGAAACGTATGGAGCAAACCTACGATAACATGGAATTTCTGGCTTCTATGAACGGATAATTTTCCAAATAGTATAAAAAGAAAAAGGGCGTCTCTAAGCAGTGATGCCCTTTTCTTTTTATATTTGCAATGCAATACTGAAATCAACAACAGATGAATAAGATAAAACCACTACTATATTTTTTCGTATGGCTTGTTTTGCCTCAAATTCTTTTCTCTCAAACCGGAGAAGACAATTATAAATTTAATCGCGTAGATGTTGGAAGCGGACTTTCAAACAGTGAAGTGAAATGTGTTTATAAGGATAAAACCGGTTTTATCTGGTTTGGAACACCATCCGGATTAAATCGATACGACGGATACGAAATTACGATTTATAAACATAATCTGCAGGACAATGCAAGTAGCTATAATAATGATATTCTGCGAATACAGGAAGCAGAAGATGGACTGCTGTGGCTAACTACACGAGCCGGTTATGCAATCTATAATCCTTTAAAAGAGCAGTTTGAAGAGGACTTGCACAGTATCTTCAACAAGTTTGCCGGAGTTACTTCTTTTACAAATTTGTATATTGATCTGGGGAAAAATTATTGGTTTATCACTCCCGAAGATGTTCGCCTGTACGATGTAAAAAAGAAAAAACTAATTATAAACAAGCAAGGTGGCGCCGGGAACCTCAGTACCGGTATAATTACAGATATAAAGCAAAGCAGTAACCGTTACTGGTTTTTGTTCGATAATGGCTTGGTTGAATGCATGGATGCGCAGACACATAAAATTATCAAACGAGACAGCTCTATGTTACAAAAAATAAAAATGCGAAATCTGGTCGATATGCGTTTATTTGTAGATAGTGCAGGCGACTTATGGATGTATGGTATTGGCGAACATTTTGGATTGGGTTATTATAATGTGCAGCAAAACAAATGGCATGTGTATTCCGAAACAGCAAATGCTCCGTATCGGATAACAAAAAATATTGTTACATCTGTTGATGAAGACGACAAAGGTTTAATTTGGATTGGTACCGATCATGGAGGCATTAATATAGTAAATAAGAAATCCGGCAAGATTACCTATCTTTCTCATAATGAGAAAAATCAATTTAGTATCACTCAGAATACCGTTAAATGCTTATACCGTGATGATACAGGTATCATGTGGGTAGGGACCTATAAGATGGGGGTATGTTATTATCATGAAAGTGTTTTTAAATTTAAATCAGTTACAGAAAAAGCTGAGTTGCCATATAATGATATAAATTGTTTTCATGAAACTTCCGATGGTAATATCTGGATTGGAACCAATGGTGGCGGACTAATTTATTTTGACAGGAAAAATGAAAGATATATAAATTATCCGCATCGCCCGGGAGATCCTAACAGCCCTTCTGGAAATGTTATCGTTAGTCTGTCCGGCGATTCGCAAGGCCGGCTCTGGATTGGTTATTACCTGGAGGGACTGGATTGTTTTGATGGCAAGAAGTTTACGCATTACGGATTTAATCCAAATAATCCGGATGTACTTACAGATAACAACATATGGGATATCATGAACGATACCTCTGGTAATTTATGGGTGGGTACTCTGCGGGGAGGTGTGGTTGTAATAGATGCTGCAACAGGGAAACGATTAAAGCATTTTATTACGGATGGATCGGTCTATTCAATAATCCAGAAGAAATCTGGTGAAATTCTGATTGGTGCTCAAAGTGGATTATGGATATATAATGTTGCAGCTGATAAACTAGAACAATATGAACCTGGATTATTTAATAAAATGCAGCTCAGCAAATATGATATTAATAATCTTTACGAAGATAGCAGGGGATTGTTGTGGATAGGAACGCGCAATGGATTAATTATGTTTAATGCTTATACACGCGACATGCGTACATTTAACGTAAAGGATGGTCTTTCTGCAGACTTGGTTCAAAGTATTCAGGAAGATGCGGATCATAACCTATGGATCGGTACTAATAGTGGTTTGTCTTGTGTAAAGGTTACAACAGCCAATGAAACTCCAGGTTATTTCTTTAAGATAGTTACTTACGACCGTTCGGAAGGGTTGCAAGGTGAAATGTTTAATTACAATGCTGCTTATATTACTTCGAAACAGGAATTAATTTTTGGGGGTTCTTTAGGATTCAACATCTTTACACCCAATGCCATTATTTATAATAGCAATAAACCTAAAGTAGTAATAACTGATTTTCAGCTTTATAATAAAAGTTTGAAACCCGGAGAAAAATATAATGGTCGTACCATTTTAAAAGAGAGTATTACCCATACTCAAGAGATCGAATTAGATTATTCCGATAATTACTTCTCCATAGTATTTGCAGCACTTGATTATTGTATGCCAAACAAATCGCGTTTTTATTATAAATTGGATGGCTTTAATACACAATGGCTGGAAGCCGACGGAATAGGTCGTAAAGTTACCTATACAAACCTAAACCCGGGAAAATATACCTTCTATTTAAAAGCGGTGAACAATGATGGCCTCGAGAGCGAAAATCCTATTAAATTACTCATAACGGTTCGTCCTCCTTTTTGGCAGACTGCTTGGGCTTATGCCTTTTATTTACTTGTTATTTTGTCTCTGATTTACTACTACATAAAGTATTCAACCAGAAGAGCAGAAAAGAAACTGGCCTATGCCAGAGAGAAAATGCGAACATCGCAACAATTGGAGTTGGACGAAATTAAATTACGTTTCTTTACAAATATTAGTCACGAATTCCGTACTCCGCTAACGCTAATTCTAACGCCATTGGAAGAGCTTTTAAAGAAGAAGGAGAATTCGGACGAAAAAGAAATGCTGCTTATAATTCGTAAAAACGCAAAGAATCTATTGAATCTGGTAAATCAACTGCTGGATTTCCGTAAATTAGATGTTAACGGCCATACCTTGCAGCCTTCTGTAGGAGATATAGTTCTTTTTGTAAAGGATTTATGTAGTTCATTCAATGAATTGATGCAGCGAAAATCGATTAAGTTTTCCTTTACATCTTCCATCGATCATTTGTATGCCAGATTTGATGAAGATAAGTTGTCTAAGGCGTTGTTGAATATTTTATCCAATGCACATAAGTTTACGCCGG
This window contains:
- the aspS gene encoding aspartate--tRNA ligase → MYRNRTCGELRLANEGEVVILAGWVQKTRKMGGMTFVDIRDRYGITQLVFNQETNADLCEKANKLGREFVIQATGTVKERSSKNMNIPTGEIEIIVSDLNVLNSSVTPPFTIEDDTDGGDDLRMKYRYLDLRRSSVRANLELRHKMTIAVRQYLDQQNFLEVETPVLIKSTPEGARDFVVPSRMNAGQFYALPQSPQTFKQLLMVSGFDRYFQIVKCFRDEDLRADRQPEFTQIDCEMSFVEQEDILSLFEGMAKYLFKTIRGIEYKESFARITWHDAMKYYGSDKPDLRFDMKFVELMDIMQGKGFSVFDNAAYVGGICAEGAASYTRKQLDALTDFVKRPQVGAKGMVYARVEADGTVKSSVDKFYTQETLQEMKAAFNAKPGDLILILSGDDVMKTRKQLCELRLEMGNQLGLRDKNNFVCLWVVDFPLFEWDEETKRFYAMHHPFTSPKPEDIPLLDTNPGEVRANAYDMVINGVEVGGGSIRIHDSALQQKMFKLLGFTDEKAQEQFGFLMNAFKYGAPPHGGLAYGLDRWVSLFAGLDSIRDCIAFPKNNSGRDVMIDAPAPIDIEQLEELNLVVDIKE
- a CDS encoding Nif3-like dinuclear metal center hexameric protein, with product MVRVRDILKEIEQYAPLPLQEDFDNAGVQVGDINQPATGVLFCVDVTEEVIDEALELDCNLIISHHPLAFKPFKSLTGSTYIERCMIKACKHDLVIYAAHTNLDNATGGVNYKLAEMIGLQNVRILSPLKASLLKLVTFVPASHAEAVRQALFNAGAGCIGNYDSCSFNVSGEGSFRAKEGANPFCGDIGDLHTEPEVRIETVLPVSMKSAVIKSLMSVHPYEEPAYDLYPLANNWTQAGSGVVGELPESEDEQSFLLRIKNIFHLKSLTHSPFTGKNIREVAICGGSGAFLIKDAIAYGADVFITGEAKYNDYYNVEDRILLAVIGHYESEECTKDIFYTIISKKFPTFALHFSNVNSNPVKYL
- a CDS encoding zinc ribbon domain-containing protein, with amino-acid sequence MATEKQSAEKEVTVEEKLSRLYQLQTMVTEIDKIKTLRGELPLEVQDLEDEIAGLETRLQNYQSEIKYFETSVVEQKNKIADSTGLIEKYKSQLDNVRNNREFDNLSKEIEFQGLEIEFSEKKIREFSAAAVAKREEIAQITETLDGRKADLAQKQGELEEIVSETKQEEEKLREKAKKLEASIEPRLLSAFKRIRKGARNGLAVVYIQRDACGGCFNKIPPQKQMDIKLRKKIIVCEYCGRIMIDPELAGVEV
- the tilS gene encoding tRNA lysidine(34) synthetase TilS, with the translated sequence MKEQIQQYIIQHQLLSGEKPVVVGISGGADSVALLHILVSLGYKCIAAHCNFNLRGDESFRDEQFTIDFTKRLQVPLCKISFETNKYAQENRLSVEMAARELRYRWFEELLNTYDADAVAVAHHRDDSVETLLINLTRGSGITGLTGIKPKNGNVVRPLLCVSREDIYAYIEKNGLEYVTDSSNSSDIYTRNFIRLKVIPLLEEINPSVKASLARTTNHLYDASLIYNHSIEEARRVIIQNNRLSISALLSFPAPATILYEMLKPYGFSRTVCESIFTVLDKDSGKIFYSSTHRLLKDRSDLLIDVLSGEDNRAYLINLEDDNVDLPVELKPEIVVIKEDYQIEKDRKFAYFDFDKLSFPLVLRHWQEGDWFVPFGMKGKKKVSDYFSDKKFSLFDKEKTWLLCSGQDVIWIVGERTDNRYRIEKTTKRVLKLKFID
- the rho gene encoding transcription termination factor Rho → MQKYNILELNEKLLTELQSIASELGIKKAESLKKEELVYRILDEQAISYAGIQAEKEKEKEAKKAEKQQAKAKAPQAKSAAPKAKSPKPNTDKEPNVKQVAVKETKSTLAPPVLKSAAETKAAPEVKAQEVKPVVVETPATKEVKPIAESQERKKRIRIEKKEKVAGAAVSADSKDQTVVVTTTPVQPVQQSVQNTIEFKAEKEQPVAEAEKKVTPTVEVAADKEKVEQQDAPAATASDEPKRVVFRHSGAGTSSVLDQVFPFSSTPSRPEAPKAAQPENHARQQNQRQANFNNPRNASQPVASQEKPYEFDGILIGTGVLEMMPDGYGFLRSSDYNYLTSPDDVYVSQSQIKLFGLKTGDVVEGAIRPPKEGEKYFPLVKVDKINGRTPEEVRDRVPFDHLTPLFPDQKFMLTARNTPKVYDKIAVRVVDLFSPIGKGQRGLIVAQPKTGKTMLLKDIANAIAANHPEVYMIVLLIDERPEEVTDMARSVDAEVIASTFDEPAERHVKIAEIVLNKAKRMVECGHDVVILLDSITRLARAYNTVQPASGKVLSGGVDANALQKPKRFFGAARNIENGGSLTILATALTETGSKMDDVIFEEFKGTGNMELQLDRKLSNKRIYPAVDITASSTRRDDLLQDEATLNRMWILRKYLSDMNSLEAMEFVKKRMEQTYDNMEFLASMNG
- a CDS encoding hybrid sensor histidine kinase/response regulator transcription factor, encoding MNKIKPLLYFFVWLVLPQILFSQTGEDNYKFNRVDVGSGLSNSEVKCVYKDKTGFIWFGTPSGLNRYDGYEITIYKHNLQDNASSYNNDILRIQEAEDGLLWLTTRAGYAIYNPLKEQFEEDLHSIFNKFAGVTSFTNLYIDLGKNYWFITPEDVRLYDVKKKKLIINKQGGAGNLSTGIITDIKQSSNRYWFLFDNGLVECMDAQTHKIIKRDSSMLQKIKMRNLVDMRLFVDSAGDLWMYGIGEHFGLGYYNVQQNKWHVYSETANAPYRITKNIVTSVDEDDKGLIWIGTDHGGINIVNKKSGKITYLSHNEKNQFSITQNTVKCLYRDDTGIMWVGTYKMGVCYYHESVFKFKSVTEKAELPYNDINCFHETSDGNIWIGTNGGGLIYFDRKNERYINYPHRPGDPNSPSGNVIVSLSGDSQGRLWIGYYLEGLDCFDGKKFTHYGFNPNNPDVLTDNNIWDIMNDTSGNLWVGTLRGGVVVIDAATGKRLKHFITDGSVYSIIQKKSGEILIGAQSGLWIYNVAADKLEQYEPGLFNKMQLSKYDINNLYEDSRGLLWIGTRNGLIMFNAYTRDMRTFNVKDGLSADLVQSIQEDADHNLWIGTNSGLSCVKVTTANETPGYFFKIVTYDRSEGLQGEMFNYNAAYITSKQELIFGGSLGFNIFTPNAIIYNSNKPKVVITDFQLYNKSLKPGEKYNGRTILKESITHTQEIELDYSDNYFSIVFAALDYCMPNKSRFYYKLDGFNTQWLEADGIGRKVTYTNLNPGKYTFYLKAVNNDGLESENPIKLLITVRPPFWQTAWAYAFYLLVILSLIYYYIKYSTRRAEKKLAYAREKMRTSQQLELDEIKLRFFTNISHEFRTPLTLILTPLEELLKKKENSDEKEMLLIIRKNAKNLLNLVNQLLDFRKLDVNGHTLQPSVGDIVLFVKDLCSSFNELMQRKSIKFSFTSSIDHLYARFDEDKLSKALLNILSNAHKFTPANGEVKVNMELVELPDNKTEKSIRIRISDSGIGIPTDKLDKIFERFYQIKSADTNSYQGSGIGLHLAKEFINLHGGDIEVESEMGKGSCFTVTIPYKEGDVPEQISVKGNDDMLENETLTEEKDEQLQSLPKILLVEDNDDFRDFVAERLRHHYVVLKASDGMEGMAIALKEIPDIIVSDVMMPKMDGVEMSKALKADIRTSHVPIILLTAKSGEESKLEGLMAGVDDYITKPFNLEILKLKIHNIIEGRKSIQSMFKQHIKIEPSKISVSSLDDKLIKKALDYTEANISNPEFSVEELSRELGMSRVHLYKKLLSITGKTPIEFIRVIRLKRAAQLLEESQLSVSEIAYEVGFNNPKYFRKYFKDEFDVLPSQYGNRKGAVDE